A window from Hymenobacter volaticus encodes these proteins:
- a CDS encoding HU family DNA-binding protein: MGNRPSTYFSHHSTLTSVTKAEVIAEIADKTGIEKADVSATVEAFFKVVKDSMAEGNNIYVRGFGSFVNKKRAKKVARNISKNTSIIIDEHFIPSFKPSKTFIGKIKNSKKIKALANA, encoded by the coding sequence TTGGGTAATAGACCCAGCACATATTTTTCACACCATAGTACACTTACCAGCGTGACTAAAGCAGAAGTAATCGCCGAAATTGCCGACAAGACTGGCATTGAGAAAGCTGACGTTTCGGCTACCGTAGAAGCCTTCTTTAAAGTTGTGAAGGACTCGATGGCTGAGGGCAACAACATCTACGTACGCGGCTTCGGCAGCTTCGTAAACAAGAAACGTGCGAAGAAAGTCGCCCGCAACATCTCAAAAAATACGTCGATCATCATCGACGAACACTTCATCCCGAGCTTTAAGCCGTCGAAGACCTTCATTGGGAAGATCAAAAACAGCAAGAAGATTAAAGCGCTAGCCAACGCTTAA